Proteins encoded within one genomic window of Jatrophihabitans sp.:
- a CDS encoding MerR family transcriptional regulator — protein MQPIPPADVGLYRIGELARRVGLSEHVLRAWERRYQVVQPTRTPSGYRLYSEADEQRLRQMLRLVQRGAPPAEAARTVLAGPPADARGPLDPAVSRLLSMSRQRLRSALLAMVEPRAQAVLDEVLAAAPLETAIRRVLLPVLRELGVGWHAGQVSVAQEHFATAIIRGRLAGLARGWGQQSGPRALLACPPGERHDLGLLMFGLLLARRGWSISFLGADTPIAAIGSAVAAQRTDLVVLSAMDPARLDAVADELRELGSRVRVMLGGPGATERVSTCSGAELLTGDLIDSADVLSAQAR, from the coding sequence ATGCAACCCATTCCTCCCGCTGATGTCGGTCTGTACCGGATCGGCGAACTCGCGCGGCGGGTGGGCCTGAGCGAGCACGTACTGCGTGCGTGGGAGCGGCGTTACCAGGTGGTGCAGCCGACCCGGACGCCGAGCGGCTACCGGCTCTACTCCGAAGCTGACGAGCAACGACTCAGGCAGATGCTCCGGCTGGTGCAGCGAGGGGCGCCACCGGCTGAAGCGGCCCGCACGGTGCTGGCCGGCCCGCCGGCTGATGCTCGTGGCCCACTTGACCCGGCGGTGTCTCGTCTTCTCAGCATGAGCCGTCAGCGGTTGCGCAGCGCCCTGTTGGCGATGGTCGAGCCGCGAGCGCAAGCGGTGCTGGACGAGGTGCTGGCGGCGGCGCCGCTCGAGACCGCGATCAGACGGGTGCTGCTGCCGGTGTTGCGCGAGCTGGGTGTGGGCTGGCACGCCGGTCAGGTCAGCGTGGCGCAGGAGCACTTCGCCACGGCGATCATTCGCGGTCGGCTCGCCGGGTTGGCGCGCGGATGGGGTCAGCAGTCCGGACCGCGCGCCCTGCTGGCCTGCCCGCCCGGCGAGCGGCACGATCTCGGCTTGCTCATGTTCGGACTCCTGCTCGCGCGCCGGGGCTGGTCGATCAGCTTCCTGGGAGCCGACACTCCGATCGCGGCGATCGGCTCGGCGGTCGCGGCCCAGCGCACTGACCTGGTGGTGCTCTCGGCCATGGACCCCGCGCGGCTGGATGCGGTCGCCGATGAGTTACGAGAGCTTGGCTCGCGCGTTCGGGTGATGCTCGGCGGCCCCGGCGCGACCGAGCGGGTATCGACGTGCTCGGGTGCGGAGCTACTCACCGGTGATCTGATCGATTCTGCCGACGTGCTCAGCGCGCAAGCCCGTTGA